The Cohnella abietis genome has a segment encoding these proteins:
- a CDS encoding ABC transporter substrate-binding protein yields the protein MYQSERAAHVSRRAKQGQRKLQGVALLLILFVFTVFVSACGNNTNTNTGANTVETQKPEQTSSAQPTAQSEEPQMITVKDAYGEKQVPLHPKRVAVIGLEDIALTLEAPLVYAYDFDGYYLHDQLQALHIQVSGSSDVNPNLEAILASKPDIIILQQYFTDQGGYDQLNKIAPTVAYPPDDWKSSIIEIGKILGIEEKAQSVIQTYDDKIKQAKETIEAEVPGKTVAFIRPSDKDLQVFFPSFNSLVYDQLGLKPDTSIATFQKQSPEDWGITTSLESLPLITADYVFAIYGGSISSAEDYLLENAASTEVEKLKVWKAIPAVKQNHVFKVSSRHWMSSGPIANSRVIEDVVSSVTGK from the coding sequence ATGTATCAATCAGAGAGAGCGGCTCACGTGAGCCGGAGAGCGAAACAGGGTCAAAGAAAACTTCAGGGGGTTGCTTTACTGTTAATCCTATTTGTATTTACGGTATTCGTAAGTGCTTGCGGGAATAACACGAACACCAATACGGGAGCTAACACGGTTGAGACTCAAAAGCCCGAACAAACAAGCAGCGCGCAACCAACTGCGCAGTCAGAAGAACCACAAATGATAACAGTGAAGGACGCTTACGGGGAGAAGCAGGTTCCATTGCATCCGAAGCGTGTTGCGGTTATCGGCCTTGAGGATATTGCGCTAACTTTGGAAGCTCCATTGGTGTACGCGTATGATTTTGATGGTTATTACTTGCATGACCAATTGCAGGCATTGCATATTCAAGTATCTGGCAGCTCGGATGTGAATCCGAACTTGGAGGCAATTTTGGCTTCGAAGCCGGATATTATTATTCTCCAGCAATACTTTACCGATCAGGGCGGATATGACCAGCTTAATAAAATCGCTCCAACGGTAGCCTATCCTCCGGACGACTGGAAGTCGAGCATTATCGAGATTGGTAAAATTCTTGGCATAGAGGAGAAGGCTCAATCGGTTATTCAGACTTATGACGACAAGATTAAGCAGGCCAAGGAAACGATCGAGGCGGAGGTACCAGGTAAAACGGTTGCATTTATACGCCCTTCTGACAAGGATCTTCAAGTGTTTTTTCCAAGCTTTAATAGTCTCGTTTACGATCAACTGGGGCTGAAGCCTGATACGAGCATTGCTACATTTCAGAAGCAATCTCCCGAGGATTGGGGAATCACTACATCTTTAGAAAGCCTTCCTTTGATTACTGCGGATTACGTGTTCGCTATCTATGGAGGCTCTATCAGTTCAGCGGAAGACTACTTATTAGAAAATGCTGCCTCGACGGAAGTCGAAAAGCTGAAGGTTTGGAAGGCGATTCCTGCTGTGAAGCAAAACCATGTGTTTAAAGTTTCCTCCAGACACTGGATGTCGTCCGGTCCCATTGCCAACAGCAGAGTAATAGAGGATGTGGTGTCTTCGGTCACCGGCAAGTAA
- a CDS encoding alpha-L-fucosidase: MEKSYIEQRTERTEWFLEDRFGMFIHWGLYAIPARGEWVRSDEQISVEDYQVYFDEFNPQRYDPRAWAKAAKAAGMKYAVLTAKHHDGFCLFDSKLTDYKATNTKAGRDLVSEFLEAFREEGLKVGIYYSIIDWHHPDYPAYGDQYHPMRNNEAYKRDPSRFDVYLDYMHGQVRELLTNYGKLDIMWFDFSYGDMIREKWRAAELMEMIRSIQPHIIVDNRLEASGEGGGSIYTKNPSFYAGDFASPEQIIPPTGVTDEDGVSIPWEACITLNNNWGYGATDFRYKTAKTVIRRLVECVSKNGNLLLNVGPDAQGEIPDESLKILEEVGQWIRRNGDSIYGSGQADFPKPEWGRYTQKGNKLYAHIFEEPVGPINLAGLAGRIKKARMLADGSEVFVSRPWNTVMFPDNAFFNFARPEQLTYPLADERDTVVELTLID; encoded by the coding sequence ATGGAAAAGTCTTATATCGAGCAAAGAACGGAAAGAACGGAATGGTTTCTGGAGGACCGTTTCGGAATGTTTATCCACTGGGGTTTGTATGCAATTCCTGCAAGGGGCGAATGGGTAAGAAGTGACGAGCAGATTAGTGTGGAGGATTACCAGGTCTATTTCGATGAGTTCAATCCGCAAAGATACGATCCTCGGGCATGGGCTAAAGCGGCTAAAGCAGCAGGCATGAAATATGCTGTATTAACGGCCAAGCATCATGATGGCTTCTGTTTATTCGATAGTAAGCTAACCGATTATAAAGCAACGAATACTAAGGCAGGCCGCGATCTCGTTAGCGAGTTTCTGGAAGCTTTTCGCGAGGAAGGACTTAAAGTAGGAATTTACTATTCCATTATCGACTGGCATCACCCGGATTATCCTGCTTATGGAGACCAGTACCATCCGATGCGGAACAATGAAGCTTATAAGCGTGACCCAAGCCGGTTCGACGTATACTTGGACTACATGCATGGACAAGTGCGCGAGCTGTTGACGAATTACGGTAAGCTGGATATTATGTGGTTCGATTTCTCCTATGGGGACATGATTCGGGAAAAATGGCGCGCGGCAGAGCTGATGGAAATGATCCGTTCCATTCAGCCTCATATTATCGTGGACAATCGGCTGGAGGCGAGCGGCGAAGGAGGAGGCAGCATCTATACGAAAAACCCGAGCTTCTATGCCGGAGATTTCGCTTCGCCGGAGCAGATCATTCCTCCAACCGGAGTAACCGACGAGGATGGTGTATCGATTCCGTGGGAAGCATGTATTACGCTGAATAATAACTGGGGCTACGGGGCGACGGACTTTAGATATAAGACGGCGAAGACCGTCATTCGCAGACTGGTTGAGTGCGTAAGCAAGAACGGTAATTTGCTTCTGAACGTTGGACCGGATGCACAAGGAGAAATTCCCGATGAGTCTCTCAAGATTCTTGAAGAGGTTGGGCAGTGGATCCGGCGCAACGGAGATAGTATTTATGGTAGCGGGCAAGCGGATTTTCCTAAGCCTGAATGGGGGCGTTACACGCAAAAGGGCAACAAGCTCTATGCTCATATATTCGAGGAACCAGTAGGCCCCATTAATCTGGCGGGTCTCGCCGGACGGATCAAGAAAGCGAGAATGCTGGCAGACGGCTCCGAGGTGTTCGTATCTCGTCCGTGGAACACCGTGATGTTCCCGGATAATGCTTTCTTCAACTTTGCGCGACCGGAGCAATTGACCTACCCGCTAGCGGATGAGCGCGACACTGTCGTTGAGCTGACTTTGATTGATTAG
- a CDS encoding carbohydrate ABC transporter permease: MALRKNYKLWLLEAGLLIMSLVIIVPLLIMIFGSLKSPAEAAQFSIKPPSEWHWDNYSFVIQSGGIIRSFGNSTIITVFSLLLTVVVSSAAAFIISRRRSKRSEGMYIFFLIGMIAPMQIITTYAVLKILHLTGSFTGVILINAAMNIPLSIVMFSGFVKGIPREIDEAAAIDGCGTYRLFGIIILPLLKPVISSNIIFLSLGIWNDIMLPIYFLNGEKWTLPLSVYQFFGQYFSSWNYVFADIVISAVPVVVLFLVAQKYIVSGMMSGALKG, from the coding sequence ATGGCTTTACGTAAAAATTACAAACTATGGCTTCTCGAGGCGGGATTGCTGATTATGAGCCTCGTTATAATCGTGCCTTTGTTGATTATGATCTTTGGTTCCTTGAAATCTCCCGCAGAAGCTGCTCAGTTCAGCATTAAACCTCCTTCGGAATGGCATTGGGATAACTACAGCTTCGTTATTCAATCAGGGGGGATAATTCGCTCCTTCGGGAATAGCACCATCATTACGGTTTTCTCGCTACTGCTGACGGTTGTTGTCTCCAGTGCGGCGGCTTTCATCATCTCCCGCAGAAGGTCGAAACGTTCCGAAGGAATGTACATTTTCTTTCTGATCGGTATGATTGCGCCTATGCAGATTATTACCACGTACGCCGTACTGAAAATTCTTCATCTGACGGGGAGCTTTACGGGTGTCATTCTTATCAATGCGGCGATGAATATTCCACTTAGTATCGTTATGTTCTCCGGGTTTGTTAAAGGTATTCCACGTGAGATCGACGAAGCGGCAGCCATTGATGGCTGTGGAACGTATCGCTTGTTCGGGATTATTATTTTGCCATTGCTGAAGCCCGTAATCTCGTCCAACATTATCTTCTTGTCTCTCGGGATTTGGAACGACATTATGCTTCCGATCTACTTCTTAAATGGTGAGAAATGGACGCTACCTTTGTCCGTGTATCAATTTTTCGGTCAATATTTCAGTAGTTGGAATTATGTGTTCGCGGACATCGTTATTTCCGCCGTTCCGGTTGTCGTTCTTTTCCTAGTTGCTCAGAAATACATCGTTTCAGGTATGATGTCAGGAGCGCTCAAGGGATAA
- a CDS encoding carbohydrate ABC transporter permease produces the protein MSKKTSSLYSYTLTYPALAIYSVFFVLPVVAGIFMAFTDWQSSQILNPSFNGLENFRIIFHDERFIKSLTNTLWFASITMILKVVFGLPLALALVKPLITRGYLRTIFFFPAVLSAVIIGIMFSSLFQMDSVVDQFLQFFGIHTGVNWLGQGDTAMAVVMLTDVWQWTGLTMIIFLAGLQGIPNDYYEASRIDGASAFQQFRLITLPLLASSFTIVFTLSLIGGLKVFANVYVLTNGGPGFSTQVLSTYIYQAFGSGLLGLSSAMGLVLTILVTLLTLLLNGYLRRKELEM, from the coding sequence ATGAGTAAAAAGACTTCAAGCTTGTATAGCTACACGTTAACCTATCCAGCCTTAGCGATATATAGCGTCTTTTTTGTTCTTCCGGTAGTAGCGGGGATCTTTATGGCTTTCACGGATTGGCAGTCGAGTCAGATTCTAAATCCGTCCTTTAACGGACTAGAGAATTTCAGGATTATCTTTCATGACGAACGATTTATTAAGTCGTTAACGAACACGCTCTGGTTCGCTTCCATTACGATGATTTTGAAAGTCGTGTTTGGCCTTCCGCTAGCATTGGCGTTAGTTAAGCCGTTGATAACGAGAGGATACCTGAGAACGATTTTCTTCTTCCCAGCAGTCCTCAGCGCCGTAATTATCGGAATTATGTTCTCATCATTATTTCAGATGGATAGCGTAGTCGATCAGTTTCTTCAATTTTTTGGAATTCATACGGGAGTCAACTGGCTAGGACAGGGCGATACAGCAATGGCGGTCGTTATGTTGACCGATGTGTGGCAGTGGACGGGTCTTACGATGATTATTTTCCTTGCAGGCTTGCAAGGTATTCCCAACGACTATTATGAAGCTTCGAGGATTGACGGGGCTTCGGCCTTTCAACAATTCAGGTTAATTACTCTTCCGCTTCTTGCTTCTTCTTTTACTATCGTATTCACTCTAAGCCTGATCGGCGGGTTGAAGGTTTTCGCTAACGTTTATGTCTTGACGAACGGAGGCCCCGGCTTCTCAACACAGGTTTTGTCGACTTATATTTATCAGGCCTTCGGATCTGGTTTGCTCGGTCTGTCTAGCGCGATGGGGCTGGTCCTTACTATCTTAGTTACGCTCTTGACGCTATTGCTGAACGGCTATCTTCGCCGAAAGGAGCTTGAAATGTGA
- a CDS encoding ABC transporter substrate-binding protein: MSSKNKGFKWLTTVSMLSALLIVSACGGNNNSSNGNGSAQPSPGSTAGTTDKAPYTITYLTSQSRMQNAMKDMAEALKKDENITVNFEVVPDNQFQTLLLTKIASGEVPDVVDINAPETFPVYNALENFEDLSAEPWVARLNNSDQYKYTDDKYYAYPTTAPGLVAGAYYNKQVFSSLGLAVPNTYAEYMAVLDKIKGAGITPIYMSNKDTWTTQIPMLVNFGAALGDNANETYTDLIQNKKKFADVPEFKQALTDFQLLVKNGYVNKDHVTATYDMSQQMLVEGKAAMVVSGNFLLTDIMNKWPQADIGFFAIPYNDTDKVISASIFTGIAVMKNGKQVEKAKKWLNLWTQPKYQDINFKINPGLPAMKDVDGGELHPEIQAAYDKYLKTGKVIYQLNDFFAPAGGFLDSKLWPIYVEVAMGKSVDSAIKDIDKELQQFGKIKKIPGFE, encoded by the coding sequence ATGTCGAGCAAGAACAAGGGCTTCAAATGGTTGACAACGGTTTCAATGTTATCTGCTCTGTTGATTGTAAGCGCATGCGGCGGGAACAACAACAGCAGCAACGGGAATGGCAGTGCACAACCGAGCCCGGGCAGTACCGCAGGTACAACGGATAAGGCACCTTATACGATCACTTATTTGACGTCACAATCCCGAATGCAGAATGCGATGAAAGATATGGCAGAGGCGCTTAAGAAAGATGAGAATATTACCGTCAATTTCGAAGTTGTACCCGACAATCAATTTCAGACCTTACTATTAACGAAAATCGCTTCTGGAGAAGTGCCAGACGTAGTTGACATCAATGCTCCTGAAACGTTCCCAGTATATAACGCTTTGGAAAATTTCGAGGATTTAAGTGCTGAGCCTTGGGTGGCAAGACTAAATAATTCTGATCAGTACAAGTACACGGATGACAAATATTATGCCTATCCGACTACCGCACCGGGACTAGTTGCCGGAGCTTACTACAACAAGCAAGTCTTTTCTTCGCTCGGCTTGGCCGTTCCGAATACCTATGCAGAGTACATGGCCGTGCTCGATAAAATCAAAGGAGCTGGAATTACGCCGATCTATATGAGCAACAAGGATACTTGGACGACTCAAATCCCAATGCTCGTTAATTTCGGTGCGGCATTAGGCGATAACGCCAATGAAACCTATACGGATCTGATTCAGAATAAGAAAAAGTTCGCTGACGTTCCTGAGTTTAAACAGGCACTTACTGATTTCCAGCTTCTTGTGAAAAATGGCTACGTCAACAAGGATCATGTCACGGCAACGTATGATATGAGTCAACAAATGCTCGTAGAAGGCAAAGCAGCGATGGTCGTTAGTGGTAACTTCTTGCTTACAGACATCATGAATAAGTGGCCGCAAGCGGATATTGGATTTTTCGCCATTCCCTATAACGACACGGACAAAGTCATTTCAGCCAGTATCTTTACAGGTATTGCTGTTATGAAGAACGGCAAGCAGGTAGAAAAGGCGAAAAAATGGTTGAATCTCTGGACACAGCCGAAATATCAGGACATAAACTTCAAGATCAATCCGGGTTTGCCGGCAATGAAAGATGTGGACGGCGGCGAGCTGCACCCTGAAATTCAAGCAGCGTACGATAAGTACCTAAAAACCGGTAAAGTAATCTACCAGTTGAACGACTTTTTCGCTCCTGCAGGAGGCTTCCTGGACAGCAAGCTTTGGCCGATTTATGTAGAGGTCGCTATGGGCAAATCCGTGGATTCTGCTATTAAAGATATCGACAAGGAACTTCAACAATTCGGCAAAATTAAAAAAATTCCTGGCTTTGAATAA
- a CDS encoding response regulator: MNLNILIVEDEPPIARSLKIMIEQFPNMKVVACAAQGVEALKWLEREEIDIVFTDISMPVMGGIELMSKIHDQYPDIVTVVVSGYQEFEYVRSALQYKAFDYMLKPVFKPDLHQLLDKIGQTIRISKKAIQKRQLLGLLNRTPRAIPFHDALPSLPWYTVAVVCAGTLPNVYSDSKIPAREYWSNIEWNDVLSLGNEAHHFWVLDGRTAAEKVIVGAFMRMEDRLLLEQLYAKLPEDLFVTMVIGPAMAQKEEIAEMNDALRSILYRTVSIGQSQICFVEASELKDRSMQEQRLMLDSSEIESLVLNLNRAQLDAAEQTLRDLFDRCSEKKVPQAELESLLLQIVHRVARFSAGQDVNLIEVEIEIGETIMQAVSYESLLKDAIDLFEKVGKQYKAEDIPPIVLDVEQYIQEHYAESITNIDLSKRFGFVPSYITKLFRAHRGMSPSQYMTRIRLEKAKEIIRSQPRLMLKEIAEMVGYNDPLYFSRVFHKEVGVWPSEYKQG; the protein is encoded by the coding sequence ATGAACCTCAACATTCTCATCGTAGAAGATGAACCGCCGATTGCGAGAAGTCTTAAAATTATGATCGAACAATTTCCGAACATGAAGGTCGTCGCTTGCGCCGCACAAGGCGTAGAGGCTCTGAAATGGCTGGAGCGGGAGGAAATTGATATCGTTTTTACCGATATTAGCATGCCTGTCATGGGTGGGATCGAGCTTATGTCGAAAATTCATGACCAGTATCCCGATATCGTTACCGTTGTTGTCAGTGGGTATCAGGAGTTCGAATATGTAAGGAGCGCACTTCAGTACAAAGCATTTGATTATATGCTGAAGCCTGTGTTCAAGCCTGACCTACATCAATTGCTGGACAAGATTGGGCAAACGATCCGCATTAGCAAAAAAGCAATACAGAAGCGGCAGCTTCTTGGCCTGTTGAACCGGACACCACGGGCGATACCTTTCCATGACGCTTTGCCGAGCCTGCCCTGGTACACGGTTGCCGTTGTCTGTGCGGGAACACTGCCTAATGTGTATTCTGATAGCAAAATTCCGGCAAGAGAGTATTGGTCGAATATCGAATGGAATGATGTTTTGTCTCTGGGCAACGAAGCTCATCATTTCTGGGTTCTGGACGGAAGAACGGCAGCGGAGAAAGTTATTGTCGGTGCGTTCATGAGGATGGAGGATAGATTGTTGCTAGAACAACTGTATGCCAAGCTACCCGAAGACCTCTTTGTCACTATGGTTATCGGTCCTGCAATGGCGCAGAAAGAAGAGATAGCTGAGATGAATGATGCTCTTAGATCAATTCTTTATCGGACCGTTTCTATCGGCCAATCTCAAATCTGTTTCGTAGAGGCATCGGAGCTGAAAGATCGAAGCATGCAAGAGCAAAGACTAATGCTCGATTCCTCTGAGATAGAGTCATTGGTTCTTAATTTGAATCGTGCCCAGCTCGATGCTGCGGAACAAACCTTACGAGATTTGTTCGACCGATGCTCGGAGAAGAAAGTGCCCCAGGCTGAGTTGGAGTCATTGCTGCTGCAAATTGTTCATCGGGTCGCCAGATTTTCCGCGGGACAGGATGTCAATCTAATCGAAGTGGAAATCGAGATCGGGGAGACGATAATGCAGGCCGTTTCATATGAGAGCCTCTTGAAGGATGCCATAGATCTATTCGAGAAAGTAGGCAAACAATATAAAGCTGAGGATATACCACCAATCGTTCTCGACGTCGAGCAATATATACAGGAGCATTACGCGGAATCGATAACGAATATTGATTTATCCAAACGTTTTGGTTTCGTTCCATCCTACATTACAAAGCTGTTTCGTGCACACAGAGGAATGTCACCCTCGCAGTACATGACTCGAATTCGGCTGGAAAAGGCAAAGGAAATCATCCGAAGCCAGCCACGATTAATGCTCAAGGAAATTGCTGAAATGGTGGGCTATAACGACCCGCTCTATTTCAGCCGTGTTTTCCATAAAGAGGTCGGTGTGTGGCCTAGTGAATACAAGCAGGGATGA
- a CDS encoding sensor histidine kinase — MRNLSFQKKLFIQYSIVVFVIIALSVFVFYRYIVKTTEEEAMKNLKQLTAQASQQVDTFLQGMDHTALQVMGNPRIVEVMEQAQESYSSGNYFNMNSRVAFEVGRNLTAILGPKVSASRISVYNLQGDYVSMGTLEETPSDIERFLHGKEIVTLYDKVTARKGKELILEPHPDFWSDEKDRSVISVFRMIKDIGTGKAYGIVEVQQSYSMLKDHLDFPNLSNVQAYLFSEEGKAIATATDEPGVLSNANLYFSPTEAGILQHRMVNVHGKQEVVILTKSAFSGYTLALVQTRDDLFITKDATVKILFFSALSLILLTALVLYLLSQSLTKPLKQLRVSLNNVSLNRLSIELDQPKQVNEFILLNRAFEAMFRRLNESVSQEIKAHLLAMQSQMNPHFLYNMLAVISASAVESGNDAISTMCYKLSKMLRYVSTLDEQEVTLEDEMTHTHNYLDLMKDRYEEGLEYDIQAVGNQLSSVRIPKLILQPLVENCFQHAFNTVESPWFIGIIVKAEENGWSITVSDRGTGFDEGALANLEKKIADAIVNSNSLNINGWRIGGLGLVNTIVRLKMLYRGDFYYRIEKNGSTGTRVTIGVATR; from the coding sequence ATGAGAAATCTTAGCTTTCAGAAGAAGCTGTTTATTCAATATTCTATCGTTGTCTTTGTGATCATCGCTCTGTCGGTGTTCGTCTTTTATCGATACATTGTGAAAACAACCGAAGAAGAAGCGATGAAAAACTTAAAGCAGCTGACCGCCCAAGCTTCGCAGCAAGTCGATACTTTCCTGCAGGGAATGGACCATACAGCGTTGCAGGTCATGGGCAATCCTAGAATTGTGGAAGTTATGGAGCAGGCACAGGAAAGCTACAGCTCGGGCAACTATTTCAACATGAACTCTCGCGTCGCATTCGAGGTCGGAAGAAATCTAACGGCCATTTTAGGACCCAAAGTGTCGGCCTCCCGGATCAGCGTATATAATTTGCAGGGAGATTACGTCAGCATGGGAACGCTAGAGGAAACGCCTTCAGATATCGAACGTTTCCTCCATGGCAAGGAGATCGTCACGCTGTACGATAAGGTCACTGCGCGAAAGGGCAAAGAGTTGATCCTTGAGCCGCATCCCGACTTCTGGTCGGATGAGAAGGATAGAAGTGTAATTTCCGTATTCCGGATGATTAAGGATATTGGAACAGGAAAGGCGTACGGGATCGTGGAAGTTCAGCAGTCTTACAGCATGCTGAAGGATCATCTAGATTTCCCCAATCTGTCCAACGTACAAGCATACCTGTTTTCGGAGGAGGGGAAAGCGATTGCTACAGCTACGGATGAGCCTGGGGTATTAAGCAACGCAAACCTCTATTTTTCTCCTACCGAGGCTGGAATCCTTCAACATCGTATGGTTAACGTCCACGGCAAGCAAGAGGTCGTCATTCTTACCAAGTCCGCATTTTCAGGCTATACGCTTGCTTTAGTGCAAACGAGGGACGATCTGTTCATTACGAAGGACGCAACCGTGAAAATATTATTTTTCAGCGCATTAAGTCTGATTCTGCTTACGGCTCTTGTGCTGTATTTATTGTCTCAATCCTTAACCAAGCCACTTAAGCAATTAAGAGTGTCCCTCAATAATGTCAGCTTAAACAGGTTATCTATCGAGCTAGATCAGCCGAAACAGGTGAATGAATTTATATTGCTTAACCGAGCCTTCGAGGCGATGTTCAGAAGATTGAACGAATCCGTATCTCAAGAAATTAAAGCTCATTTGCTCGCTATGCAGTCACAAATGAATCCCCATTTTCTCTATAATATGTTAGCAGTAATAAGTGCTTCCGCGGTAGAATCGGGCAATGATGCAATTTCGACGATGTGTTATAAGCTTTCCAAGATGCTGCGTTACGTATCCACATTGGACGAGCAGGAAGTCACGCTGGAGGATGAAATGACTCATACCCACAACTACCTCGACCTTATGAAAGACCGGTATGAGGAAGGTCTGGAATACGATATTCAAGCGGTGGGAAATCAATTATCGAGCGTGAGAATTCCGAAGCTTATTTTGCAACCCCTTGTAGAAAATTGTTTTCAACACGCTTTCAATACGGTTGAATCGCCTTGGTTTATAGGAATAATAGTTAAGGCAGAAGAAAATGGTTGGTCGATTACGGTGTCGGATCGGGGAACAGGGTTTGATGAAGGTGCGCTCGCTAACCTAGAGAAAAAAATAGCAGATGCCATTGTCAATTCGAATTCTCTTAACATCAATGGGTGGCGTATAGGAGGATTGGGATTGGTCAATACGATTGTTAGATTAAAGATGCTTTATCGAGGAGATTTTTATTATCGAATAGAAAAAAATGGATCCACAGGGACCCGTGTAACCATAGGAGTGGCAACTAGATGA